In Nonomuraea sp. NBC_00507, the following are encoded in one genomic region:
- a CDS encoding FAD-dependent oxidoreductase, protein MRRATGGRVDRTRTLRFRFDGRDYTGHPGDTLASALLANGVRQVGTSVKLGRPRGIVAAGSEEPSALVQIEEPFPEPMLTATTVELYDGLVASGLPGQGRLAAEPDPARYDAIHAHCDVLVVGAGPAGLSAARAAARTGARVILADEQPEPGGSLLGTAEQLAGLPAAEWAGAVAAELAGLPEVTVLPRTTVFGYYDDNYLIAVERRTNHLGGAAPAHVARERVWRIRARRVVLATGAHERPIAFAGNDLPGVMLAGAARTYVNRYGVLPGSRAVVFTTGDSAYAAALDLAGAGVDVLAIADVRPAPGAGWAERAREAGIEVLTGHVVTAAAGDGQVSSVLVGRRPGNGAAAAGERSFDADLLLVSGGWNPVVHLFSQSGGTLCYDEALGTLVPGASRQAVEVAGAARGVFTLAGCLEDGAGGGGGRASAAGEPYWLVPATDYGTHFVDLQRDVTVADVLRATGAGLRSVEHVKRYTTAGTAHDQGKTSGLLTTAVMAHALGVPVGELGSTTFRAPYTPVSFAALAGRDRGALHDPVRVTALHEWHVTHGALFENVGQWKRPWYYPRPGEDMEAAVLRECRAAREGVAAMDASTLGKIDVIGPDAAEFLDRLYTNLMSTLAVGAIRYGVMCRADGMVFDDGTVIRLAEDHFLVTTTTGNAAAVLDWMEEWLQTEWPWLRVHLTSVTEQWATVALVGPGSREVLAGLAPALAVGAAEFPFMTWREAEVAGMAARVCRISFSGELAYEINVTSWEGLALWEAIMDTGVVTPYGTETMHVLRAEKGYPIVGQDTDGTVTPQDLGMSWVVSKKKADFIGKRSFARADTVRADRKQLVGLLPEDPALLLPEGTHVVEFAGLPEPPVPMLGHVTSSYRSAALGRTFALALVSGGQGRVGERLYAPVGDTLVPVTVTSHVLYDPEGARRDG, encoded by the coding sequence GTGAGGCGCGCGACCGGCGGGCGCGTCGACCGCACCCGCACGCTCCGCTTCCGCTTCGACGGCCGCGACTACACGGGACACCCCGGCGACACGCTCGCCTCGGCGCTGCTGGCCAATGGTGTGCGCCAGGTCGGGACGAGCGTCAAGCTCGGCCGCCCGCGCGGGATCGTCGCCGCGGGCAGCGAGGAGCCCAGCGCGCTGGTGCAGATCGAGGAGCCGTTCCCCGAGCCCATGCTGACGGCGACCACCGTCGAGCTGTATGACGGCCTGGTCGCGAGCGGGCTGCCCGGCCAGGGCCGCCTGGCCGCCGAGCCCGACCCGGCCCGCTACGACGCCATCCACGCGCACTGCGACGTGCTGGTGGTGGGCGCGGGCCCCGCCGGGCTGTCCGCGGCCCGGGCGGCCGCGCGCACCGGCGCCCGTGTGATCCTCGCCGACGAGCAGCCCGAGCCCGGCGGCAGCCTGCTCGGCACGGCCGAGCAGCTGGCGGGCCTGCCGGCCGCCGAATGGGCCGGGGCCGTCGCGGCGGAGCTGGCGGGCCTGCCCGAGGTCACGGTGCTGCCACGTACTACGGTCTTCGGCTATTACGACGACAACTACCTGATCGCCGTCGAACGGCGCACCAACCACCTCGGTGGGGCGGCTCCCGCGCACGTGGCCAGGGAGCGCGTGTGGCGCATCAGGGCGCGGCGGGTCGTGCTGGCCACCGGCGCGCACGAACGGCCGATCGCCTTCGCGGGCAACGACCTGCCCGGCGTGATGCTGGCGGGCGCGGCGCGGACGTACGTCAACCGGTACGGCGTGCTGCCGGGGAGCCGGGCGGTGGTGTTCACGACCGGCGACAGCGCCTACGCGGCCGCGTTGGACCTCGCCGGCGCGGGCGTGGACGTGCTGGCCATCGCGGACGTGCGGCCGGCGCCCGGCGCGGGCTGGGCCGAGCGGGCGCGCGAGGCCGGCATCGAGGTGCTGACCGGGCACGTGGTGACGGCCGCCGCCGGGGACGGGCAGGTCTCCTCGGTCCTGGTGGGGCGGCGTCCGGGCAACGGCGCGGCTGCCGCGGGCGAGCGGTCGTTCGACGCCGACCTGCTGCTGGTCTCCGGGGGCTGGAACCCGGTGGTGCACCTGTTCAGCCAGTCGGGCGGGACGCTCTGCTACGACGAGGCGCTGGGCACGCTGGTGCCTGGCGCGTCCCGGCAGGCGGTGGAGGTGGCAGGCGCGGCCAGGGGCGTGTTCACGCTGGCCGGATGCCTGGAGGACGGCGCGGGCGGCGGTGGCGGCCGGGCCTCCGCCGCGGGCGAGCCGTACTGGCTGGTGCCCGCCACCGACTACGGCACCCACTTCGTCGACCTGCAGCGGGACGTGACCGTGGCGGACGTGCTGCGGGCGACCGGCGCGGGGCTGCGCTCGGTCGAGCACGTCAAGCGGTACACCACCGCGGGCACGGCTCATGACCAGGGCAAGACCTCCGGCCTGCTGACGACGGCCGTCATGGCGCACGCGCTGGGCGTTCCGGTGGGCGAGCTGGGCAGCACGACGTTCCGGGCACCGTACACGCCGGTGAGCTTCGCGGCGCTGGCCGGGCGCGACCGCGGCGCGCTGCACGATCCGGTCCGGGTCACCGCGCTGCACGAGTGGCACGTCACGCACGGCGCGCTGTTCGAGAACGTCGGCCAGTGGAAGCGGCCGTGGTACTACCCCCGTCCCGGCGAGGACATGGAGGCCGCGGTCCTGCGCGAGTGCCGGGCGGCGCGGGAGGGTGTGGCGGCGATGGACGCCTCCACGCTCGGCAAGATCGACGTGATCGGGCCCGACGCGGCGGAGTTCCTCGACCGGCTGTACACGAACCTGATGAGCACGCTGGCCGTCGGCGCCATCAGGTACGGCGTGATGTGCCGGGCCGACGGCATGGTCTTCGACGACGGCACCGTCATCAGGCTCGCCGAGGACCACTTCCTCGTCACCACCACCACGGGCAACGCCGCGGCCGTCCTGGACTGGATGGAGGAGTGGCTGCAGACCGAGTGGCCGTGGCTGCGGGTGCACCTCACCTCGGTCACCGAGCAATGGGCCACCGTGGCGCTGGTCGGTCCCGGCTCGCGCGAGGTGCTGGCCGGGCTCGCCCCCGCTCTGGCCGTCGGCGCGGCCGAGTTCCCGTTCATGACCTGGCGGGAGGCGGAGGTCGCGGGGATGGCCGCGCGGGTGTGCCGGATCAGCTTCTCGGGCGAGCTGGCCTACGAGATCAACGTGACCTCGTGGGAGGGTCTGGCCCTGTGGGAGGCCATCATGGACACCGGGGTCGTCACGCCGTACGGGACCGAGACCATGCACGTGCTGCGGGCCGAGAAGGGTTACCCGATCGTCGGGCAGGACACCGACGGCACGGTCACGCCGCAGGACCTGGGCATGTCGTGGGTGGTGTCGAAGAAGAAGGCCGACTTCATCGGCAAGCGCTCGTTCGCCCGGGCCGACACGGTCCGCGCGGACCGCAAACAGCTCGTCGGGCTGCTCCCCGAGGACCCCGCTCTGCTGCTGCCCGAGGGGACGCACGTGGTGGAGTTCGCCGGCCTGCCCGAGCCGCCCGTGCCGATGCTCGGGCACGTGACCTCGAGCTACCGCAGCGCCGCGCTGGGCCGTACGTTCGCGTTGGCGCTGGTCAGCGGCGGGCAGGGACGGGTCGGCGAACGGCTCTACGCACCGGTCGGCGACACCCTGGTGCCCGTCACCGTGACCTCTCACGTCCTGTACGACCCGGAAGGAGCACGCCGCGATGGCTGA
- a CDS encoding L-serine ammonia-lyase, with protein sequence MSIGVFDLFKIGIGPSSSHTGGPMAAAHKFARGLHEDGLLPRVARVQAILYGSLGLTGKGHGSDKAVLLGLSGEKPELVDVDTIDDRLTAMRASGTVNLYGTHEIPFVVGEDLIFERKISLPEHPNGMRFTACTAEGDTLREKVYFSVGGGFVVDENATGADRIKPDDTVLPYPFTTGEELLKHCSNTGLSISGLMLENEKAFGRTEAEIRAGILNLCWVMSECVQRGISREGVLPGGLRVKRRAHGLHRRLRSESPEKDPLQAMDWVSLFALAVNEENAAGGRIVTAPTNGAAGIIPAVLTYYTRYIPRADDEGVVRFLLTAAAIGVLIKENASISGAEVGCQGEVGSACAMAAAGLTEVLGGTPEQVENAAEIGIEHNLGLTCDPIGGLVQIPCIERNAVASIKAITAARIALRGDGRHFVSLDKAIKTMRDTGRDMLDKYKETSRGGLAVNVIEC encoded by the coding sequence ATGAGCATCGGCGTCTTCGACCTGTTCAAGATCGGTATCGGCCCGTCGAGCTCCCACACCGGCGGGCCGATGGCGGCCGCGCACAAGTTCGCCCGCGGCCTGCACGAGGACGGCCTGCTGCCGCGCGTGGCGCGCGTCCAGGCCATCCTGTACGGCTCACTCGGCCTCACCGGCAAGGGCCACGGCAGCGACAAGGCCGTCCTACTGGGCCTGTCGGGCGAGAAGCCCGAACTCGTGGACGTGGACACCATCGACGACCGCCTGACCGCGATGCGCGCCTCCGGCACCGTCAACCTCTACGGCACCCACGAAATCCCCTTCGTCGTCGGCGAGGACCTGATCTTCGAACGCAAGATCTCCCTCCCCGAGCACCCGAACGGCATGCGCTTCACCGCCTGCACCGCGGAAGGCGACACGCTGCGGGAAAAGGTCTACTTCTCGGTCGGCGGCGGCTTCGTCGTGGACGAGAACGCCACCGGCGCCGACCGCATCAAGCCCGACGACACCGTGCTCCCCTACCCCTTCACCACCGGGGAAGAGCTCCTCAAACACTGCTCGAACACGGGCTTGTCGATCTCCGGGCTGATGCTGGAGAACGAGAAGGCCTTCGGCCGCACCGAGGCGGAGATCCGCGCGGGGATCCTCAACCTGTGCTGGGTCATGTCGGAGTGCGTCCAACGCGGGATCTCACGGGAGGGGGTGCTCCCCGGCGGCCTGCGCGTCAAGCGCCGCGCGCACGGCCTGCACCGGCGCCTGCGCAGCGAGTCGCCGGAGAAGGACCCGTTGCAGGCCATGGACTGGGTGTCGCTGTTCGCGCTGGCGGTCAACGAGGAGAACGCCGCCGGGGGCCGCATCGTGACCGCGCCGACGAACGGCGCGGCTGGCATCATCCCCGCCGTCCTGACCTACTACACGAGATACATCCCCCGCGCCGACGACGAGGGCGTGGTCCGCTTCCTGCTGACGGCGGCGGCGATCGGCGTGCTGATCAAGGAGAACGCCTCGATCTCCGGCGCGGAGGTCGGCTGCCAGGGCGAGGTCGGCTCGGCCTGCGCCATGGCCGCCGCCGGGCTCACCGAGGTCCTCGGCGGCACGCCCGAGCAGGTGGAGAACGCCGCCGAGATCGGCATCGAGCACAACCTGGGCCTGACCTGCGACCCGATCGGCGGCCTGGTGCAGATCCCGTGCATCGAACGCAACGCGGTCGCCTCGATCAAGGCGATCACCGCGGCCAGGATCGCCCTGCGCGGCGACGGCCGCCACTTCGTCTCGCTGGACAAGGCCATCAAGACGATGCGCGACACCGGCCGGGACATGCTGGACAAGTACAAGGAGACCTCGCGCGGCGGCCTCGCCGTCAACGTCATCGAGTGCTAG
- a CDS encoding sarcosine oxidase subunit gamma, translating to MAERRSPAAAFADRFATASKSEALTLAEIPFLRQINVRVDPESPAAAGLGRALGVALPVSPGTAVRSGEVTVAWLGPDEWLVIGPDGYDAEPLRAALGDRHGSVVDVSAQRTTLLVGGPRARDLLAHGCALDLHPSVFGPGACAQTMLARAQVVLLPQQDGFLVLVRSSFAAYLAEWLLDAATEYVT from the coding sequence ATGGCTGAGCGCAGGAGTCCGGCCGCGGCCTTCGCCGACCGGTTCGCGACCGCGTCCAAGAGCGAGGCGCTGACGCTGGCGGAGATCCCCTTTCTCCGCCAGATCAACGTACGGGTGGACCCGGAGAGCCCGGCGGCCGCCGGCCTCGGGCGGGCGCTCGGCGTCGCGCTGCCGGTCTCGCCGGGCACCGCCGTGCGTTCCGGCGAGGTGACCGTGGCCTGGCTCGGGCCCGACGAGTGGCTGGTGATCGGGCCCGACGGGTATGACGCCGAGCCGCTGCGCGCGGCCCTCGGCGACCGGCACGGATCCGTGGTGGACGTGTCGGCGCAACGCACCACCCTCCTGGTCGGCGGCCCTCGGGCACGCGACCTGCTGGCCCATGGCTGCGCCCTCGACCTGCACCCTTCGGTGTTCGGCCCGGGCGCGTGCGCGCAGACCATGCTGGCGCGCGCCCAGGTCGTGCTGCTCCCCCAGCAGGACGGGTTCCTGGTGCTCGTACGCTCGTCGTTCGCGGCCTATCTGGCCGAGTGGCTGCTGGACGCGGCGACGGAATATGTGACATGA
- a CDS encoding sarcosine oxidase subunit beta family protein: protein MSPRTPGADLPEHPDRLWSAAEPKASYDVVIVGAGGHGLATAYYLAKNHGITNVAVLERGWLAGGNMARNTTIIRSNYLWDESAGIYEHALKLWEGLEEELDYPLLFSQRGVLNLAHSLQDVRDSVRRVEANRLNGVDAEWLDPQQVKEVCPIVNVSPDVRYPVLGGTFQPRAGIAKHDHVAWGLARAAAALGVEFIEHCEVTGLQVREGRVTGVETTRGTIAAGRVALCAAGHTSVVAATAGIDLPLQSHPLQALVSELLEPVHPTVVMSNAVHVYVSQAHKGELVMGAGIDAANSYRQRGAFHIIEQQMAAALELFPVFARAHVLRTWGGVVDVSPDASPIMGLTPVEGLYLNCGWGTGGFKATPGVGWCFAHTVANDEPHPLNAPFSLDRFVTGALVDEHGAAAVAH, encoded by the coding sequence ATGAGCCCCCGCACTCCGGGCGCCGATCTGCCCGAGCACCCCGACCGGCTGTGGAGCGCGGCCGAGCCCAAGGCGTCCTACGACGTGGTGATCGTCGGAGCCGGCGGGCACGGCCTGGCCACCGCCTACTACCTGGCCAAGAACCACGGCATCACGAACGTCGCCGTGCTGGAGCGCGGCTGGCTCGCCGGCGGCAACATGGCCCGCAACACCACCATCATCCGCTCCAACTACCTGTGGGACGAGAGCGCCGGCATCTACGAGCACGCGCTGAAGCTCTGGGAGGGGCTGGAGGAGGAGCTGGACTACCCGTTGCTGTTCAGCCAGCGCGGCGTGCTCAACCTCGCGCACAGCCTCCAGGATGTGCGCGACAGCGTACGGCGGGTCGAGGCCAACAGGCTCAACGGCGTGGACGCGGAATGGCTGGACCCCCAGCAGGTCAAGGAGGTCTGCCCGATCGTCAACGTCTCCCCCGACGTCCGCTACCCGGTGCTCGGCGGCACCTTCCAGCCCAGGGCCGGGATCGCCAAGCACGACCACGTCGCCTGGGGCCTGGCCAGGGCGGCCGCGGCGCTCGGCGTCGAGTTCATCGAGCACTGCGAGGTCACCGGGCTGCAGGTGCGCGAGGGCCGGGTGACCGGCGTGGAGACCACCCGCGGCACGATCGCGGCGGGCCGGGTGGCGCTGTGCGCCGCCGGTCACACCTCGGTCGTGGCCGCCACGGCGGGGATCGACCTGCCGCTGCAGAGCCACCCCCTCCAGGCGCTGGTCTCCGAGCTGCTGGAGCCCGTGCACCCCACCGTCGTCATGTCCAACGCCGTGCACGTGTACGTCAGCCAGGCGCACAAGGGCGAGCTGGTCATGGGGGCGGGCATCGACGCGGCCAACTCCTACCGCCAGCGCGGCGCCTTCCACATCATCGAACAGCAGATGGCCGCGGCCCTGGAGCTGTTCCCCGTCTTCGCCCGGGCGCACGTGCTGCGTACCTGGGGCGGCGTGGTGGACGTCTCACCGGACGCCTCGCCGATCATGGGCCTGACCCCGGTCGAGGGCCTCTACCTCAACTGTGGCTGGGGCACCGGCGGCTTCAAGGCGACACCGGGCGTGGGCTGGTGTTTCGCCCACACCGTGGCCAACGACGAGCCGCACCCCCTCAACGCTCCCTTCTCCCTTGACCGATTCGTCACCGGGGCGCTCGTCGACGAGCACGGCGCCGCCGCGGTCGCGCACTGA
- a CDS encoding WD40 repeat domain-containing serine/threonine protein kinase, translating into MTADRLRPGDPSRLGRYRLASRLGSGGQGVVYEGYDEAANRVAVKVLHAYLSGDSPLRRRFTSEVTAAQQVASFCTARILDHDLEGERPYIVSEFVPGPSLRAAISEGAPLSGDPLHRLAVGVATALAAIHQAGVVHRDLKPENVLLGPDGPRVIDFGIARAAGLSMTSTGELAGTPMYMAPELFSGGRAEPAADVFAWGAVVLFAATGRDAFTAPTTIAVINRLLNHDPDLDVLPEGLRELVRAALSKVPAARPSAQRLLLTLLGGGGRAMLAEGAQAAAGVRPPGEPAADPALGTVAERFYAALPASERQVARDLLLRLVDVRDGDEVPRTAGVDELLDVRHEATERVLAALEEATLVRRKADGVAIGSAALLYAWPRLHEWVTGDRDALGRHRELGEAARRWARNGRRPEDLLRGAALRQALEWTHGASLTLNTTEREFIEASRAGSVRQGRLRRLVTTGVVVLLVASLTAGALAWQQSLKSDEAGRRLAEERAQAAARRVALQADALRRTDPVKAMLLSVAAYRIAPVPEAGSAVLGSLAQQEQSVFTDPAPANEGRALSPDGRTLVSAGAGRVTAYDLATGRPVRTFGGIGEAPVTAAVGPDGDTLALARGSRMELWSLRGGKRLGEGQWTPDESTSNDGRPDSMEFSPAGGYIVVRDNLGGPYVGLWNVARRALDKPKGWLSNARLGPGDRFGAVEITEDRTESALRTFPGWGTPTGKRLPSTLPGQVLSLSPDGALATVGDEKRTTLWSLSTGRRERRVFPGHATDAVFSDDGRYLITFGNWAGGRLTLWRLDDAAPLLRLTVTSRIVGSPRFGPGNRTLSILDDAGQVTTYDISRQTGPRRVLPADALQPRFTASGDLLFARTGQTVRSWSVPRFTQTGRLRAPTEGGAITRVSPDGRTVVTISTEDLTAGPAFWDAASGRKLGSVPLSSLDSRADMQISPDGRLLAISQALGGDYYGGGDVVVIDLAQRKRVMRFSPVAGGPLSFSSDSRFLVTADLGGADVIDLVSRKVLPHAQGPGTLAEKWMTLAPKGPLAVSPYGSRAVVLWDTRTWRTTGQVFRVAGDVVGARFSPDGRLLAVAHDTRVTLFDAVAGRQLGAAWTVTTGAYDPTDDDPMPALAFTRDGSSLHVVGHDGAFQDLPVDPGRAVRAVCERAGRRLTREEWREHVGADLAYREVCPA; encoded by the coding sequence ATGACAGCAGACAGGCTGCGCCCGGGGGATCCGTCGAGGCTGGGCCGCTACCGGTTGGCGAGCCGGCTCGGCTCCGGCGGCCAAGGCGTCGTCTACGAGGGCTACGACGAGGCGGCCAACCGCGTGGCGGTCAAGGTCCTGCACGCCTACCTGTCCGGCGACTCTCCCCTGCGCCGCCGCTTCACCAGCGAGGTGACCGCCGCGCAGCAGGTGGCCTCGTTCTGCACGGCCCGCATCCTGGATCACGACCTCGAAGGCGAGCGCCCGTACATCGTCAGCGAGTTCGTCCCCGGGCCGAGCCTGCGTGCGGCGATCTCGGAGGGGGCTCCGCTCTCGGGTGACCCGCTGCACCGGCTGGCCGTGGGCGTGGCCACCGCGCTGGCCGCCATCCACCAGGCGGGCGTGGTGCACCGCGATCTGAAGCCGGAGAACGTCCTGCTGGGGCCGGACGGGCCTCGAGTGATCGACTTCGGCATCGCCCGGGCCGCGGGGCTGTCGATGACCTCGACGGGCGAGCTGGCCGGCACCCCGATGTACATGGCGCCGGAGTTGTTCTCCGGGGGCCGCGCCGAGCCGGCGGCCGACGTGTTCGCCTGGGGTGCGGTGGTCTTGTTCGCCGCGACGGGACGCGACGCCTTCACCGCCCCGACGACGATCGCGGTCATCAACCGCCTGCTCAATCACGACCCCGACCTCGACGTCCTGCCCGAGGGGCTGCGCGAGCTGGTCCGCGCCGCGCTGTCGAAGGTCCCGGCCGCGCGTCCCTCCGCGCAGCGCCTGCTGCTGACGCTGCTCGGCGGCGGGGGACGCGCGATGCTGGCCGAGGGCGCCCAGGCCGCCGCCGGCGTGCGGCCTCCCGGTGAGCCGGCCGCCGACCCTGCGCTCGGCACGGTGGCCGAGCGGTTCTACGCCGCGCTGCCGGCGTCCGAGCGCCAGGTAGCGCGTGATCTGCTGCTGCGGCTGGTGGACGTGCGCGACGGCGACGAGGTGCCGCGCACCGCCGGCGTGGACGAGCTCCTCGACGTACGCCACGAGGCCACCGAGCGGGTGCTCGCCGCGCTCGAGGAGGCCACGCTGGTCCGCCGCAAGGCAGACGGGGTCGCCATCGGCAGCGCCGCCCTGCTGTACGCCTGGCCTCGGCTGCACGAGTGGGTGACCGGCGACCGCGACGCGCTTGGCCGCCACCGTGAGCTGGGCGAGGCCGCCCGCCGGTGGGCGCGGAACGGCCGCCGCCCCGAGGACCTCCTTCGCGGCGCCGCCCTGCGCCAGGCGCTGGAGTGGACTCACGGCGCGTCCCTGACCCTGAACACCACGGAGCGGGAGTTCATCGAGGCGAGCCGGGCCGGATCGGTCCGTCAGGGCAGGCTGCGCCGCCTGGTCACCACCGGCGTGGTGGTGCTGCTCGTCGCCTCGCTCACCGCCGGCGCCCTCGCCTGGCAGCAGTCGCTCAAGAGTGACGAGGCCGGCAGGCGCCTGGCCGAGGAGCGGGCACAGGCCGCGGCCCGGCGGGTGGCGCTGCAGGCGGACGCGCTGCGCAGGACCGACCCGGTGAAGGCGATGCTGCTCAGCGTGGCGGCCTACCGCATCGCACCGGTTCCCGAGGCGGGATCGGCGGTGCTGGGCTCGCTCGCCCAGCAGGAGCAGTCGGTCTTCACCGACCCTGCCCCGGCCAACGAGGGGCGGGCGCTGAGCCCCGACGGGCGGACGCTGGTGAGCGCGGGGGCCGGCCGGGTGACCGCCTACGACCTGGCGACGGGACGTCCGGTGAGGACCTTCGGCGGTATCGGCGAGGCGCCCGTCACCGCGGCGGTGGGCCCCGACGGTGACACGCTGGCGCTCGCGCGGGGCAGCAGGATGGAGCTGTGGAGCCTGCGCGGCGGCAAGCGGCTGGGCGAGGGCCAGTGGACGCCTGACGAGTCGACCAGCAACGACGGCCGCCCGGACAGCATGGAGTTCAGCCCCGCCGGGGGCTACATCGTCGTGCGCGACAATCTGGGCGGGCCGTACGTCGGGCTGTGGAACGTGGCACGGCGGGCGCTGGACAAGCCGAAGGGGTGGCTGAGCAACGCGCGGCTCGGACCCGGCGACCGCTTCGGCGCCGTCGAGATCACCGAGGACCGCACCGAGTCCGCGCTGCGGACCTTCCCCGGCTGGGGAACGCCTACGGGCAAGCGGCTCCCCAGCACCCTGCCGGGGCAGGTCCTCTCCTTGAGCCCCGACGGCGCGCTGGCCACCGTGGGAGACGAGAAGAGAACGACCCTGTGGAGCCTGTCCACCGGCAGGCGGGAGCGGCGGGTCTTCCCCGGGCACGCCACCGACGCCGTCTTCAGCGACGACGGCCGGTACCTGATCACCTTCGGGAACTGGGCGGGCGGTCGTCTCACGCTGTGGCGGCTGGACGACGCGGCCCCGCTCCTGCGGCTCACCGTCACCTCCAGGATCGTCGGATCACCGCGGTTCGGCCCCGGAAATCGCACCCTGAGCATCCTGGACGACGCCGGGCAGGTGACCACCTACGACATCAGCCGGCAGACCGGTCCCCGGCGTGTCCTGCCTGCCGATGCCCTGCAGCCGCGGTTCACCGCGTCGGGCGACCTGCTGTTCGCCCGGACGGGCCAGACCGTGCGCAGCTGGTCGGTGCCCCGCTTCACGCAGACCGGGCGACTGCGCGCGCCCACGGAGGGTGGGGCGATCACGCGGGTCAGCCCCGACGGGCGTACGGTCGTCACCATCTCCACGGAGGACCTCACCGCGGGCCCTGCGTTCTGGGACGCGGCGTCCGGGCGCAAGCTGGGCAGCGTGCCCTTGAGCTCGTTGGACAGCAGGGCGGACATGCAGATCAGCCCCGATGGCCGGCTGCTCGCCATCAGCCAGGCCTTGGGCGGCGACTACTACGGCGGGGGCGACGTCGTCGTCATCGATCTCGCGCAGCGCAAGCGGGTGATGCGGTTCAGCCCGGTCGCGGGAGGCCCGCTGTCCTTCAGCTCCGACAGCAGGTTCCTCGTCACCGCCGACCTCGGTGGTGCCGACGTCATCGACCTCGTCTCCCGCAAGGTGCTGCCCCATGCGCAAGGCCCCGGCACGCTCGCGGAGAAGTGGATGACGCTCGCCCCGAAGGGCCCGCTGGCCGTCTCACCGTACGGGAGCAGGGCGGTGGTCCTGTGGGACACCCGCACCTGGCGTACGACGGGTCAGGTGTTCAGGGTGGCGGGAGACGTGGTGGGGGCGAGGTTCTCCCCTGACGGACGGCTCCTGGCGGTGGCCCACGACACCAGGGTGACGCTGTTCGACGCGGTCGCGGGGCGTCAGCTCGGCGCCGCCTGGACCGTGACCACCGGGGCGTACGACCCGACGGACGACGACCCCATGCCCGCGCTCGCCTTCACGCGCGACGGCTCGAGTCTGCACGTGGTGGGGCACGACGGCGCGTTCCAGGACCTGCCGGTCGACCCCGGGCGGGCCGTCCGGGCCGTGTGCGAGCGGGCGGGCCGCCGGCTCACTCGCGAGGAATGGCGCGAGCACGTGGGAGCCGATCTGGCTTACCGGGAGGTTTGTCCCGCTTAG
- a CDS encoding sarcosine oxidase subunit delta produces MLLIPCPWCGPRDEAEFHYGGQAHVAYPENPGALSDEEWARYLFFRDNPKGSFAERWSHSAGCRRWFNAVRDTATNEIHAVYRVGERRPVTP; encoded by the coding sequence ATGCTGCTGATCCCCTGTCCCTGGTGCGGCCCTCGAGACGAGGCCGAGTTCCACTACGGCGGCCAGGCCCACGTCGCCTACCCGGAGAATCCGGGTGCGCTCTCCGACGAGGAGTGGGCCCGCTACCTGTTCTTCCGTGACAACCCCAAGGGGTCGTTCGCCGAGCGGTGGAGCCATTCCGCGGGCTGCCGCCGCTGGTTCAACGCCGTACGCGACACCGCCACGAACGAGATCCACGCCGTCTACCGCGTGGGCGAGCGCCGACCGGTGACGCCGTGA